From a region of the Kwoniella mangroviensis CBS 8507 chromosome 1 map unlocalized Ctg01, whole genome shotgun sequence genome:
- a CDS encoding methylthioribose-1-phosphate isomerase → MVAQAPSGKKPLPDMMTSIRIDKSGQVEIVDQLLLPHSVVWIPISTPEEAFEAIKSMKIRGAPAIASLAALSLKSSLSSASLTNEFSSTTDAAQWVKEKCDYLQSSRPTAVNLSEAMNRIRQYLNTTITEKDTKESVIDNVREICQDVHEEDLERNMQMGKLGADWLFAKRGGKKDKLKVVTVCNTGSLATSGYGTAIGVITALYEHDQLDTAYYAQTTPYHQGSRLTSLELTTLEIPSCMICDTMLGSLFQHEDIDGVIVGADRVVKNGDTANKIGTYQAAVLAQRHNIPFMVIAPVTTIDLSLETGKEIHIEQRPSIEATQVRGLNTETGKLSVVRITPEGVGEGDKPWQRVYNPSFDVTPAELISCVVTEKGVAERKDGEKSIDVSSIC, encoded by the exons ATGGTCGCTCAAGCTCCCTCGGGTAAAAAACCCTTACCAGACATGATGACTTCCATTCGGATCGACAAGTCAGGTCAAGTTGAAATTGTCGATCAACTATTACTCCC TCACTCAGTCGTATGGATCCCCATCTCAACCCCCGAAGAAGCATttgaagctatcaaatcTATGAAAATCCGAGGTGCACCCGCCATCGCATCACTAGCAGCCCTTTCCCTCAAATCATCGCTTTCCTCCGCCTCTCTCACCAATGAATTCTCCTCCACGACAGACGCAGCACAGTGGGTAAAGGAGAAATGCGATTATCTTCAATCATCTAGGCCTACAGCGGTAAACCTAAGTGAAGCTATGAACCGTATTCGACAGTATCTTAataccaccatcaccgaGAAAGATACGAAAGAAAGTGTGATAGATAATGTACGAGAGATATGTCAGGACGTGcatgaagaggatttggaaagGAATATGCAAATGGGTAAATTAGGTGCTGATTGGTTATTCGCCAAAAGAgggggaaagaaggataagtTGAAAGTTGTGACTGTTTGTAACACTGGTAGTTTGGCTACTTCC GGCTACGGTACTGCTATAGGAGTTATCACAGCTTTATACGAGCACGACCAATTAGATACAGCTTACTACGCTCAGACAACGCCATACcatcaaggatcaaggtTGACAAGTTTGGAGTTGACCACTTTGGAGATTCCCTCTTGTATGATTT GTGATACCATGCTCGGATCGTTATTCCAACATGAAGATATAGATGGAGTGATCGTAGGTGCTGATAGAGTAGTCAAGAATGGTGATACAGccaacaag ATCGGTACATACCAAGCTGCCGTCCTAGCTCAAAGACATAACATACCATTTATGGTGATCGCTCCCGTGACTACTATCGATTTATCCCTAGAGACAGGAAAAGA AATTCACATCGAACAACGACCTTCGATCGAAGCTACCCAAGTAAGAGGCCTCAACACCGAAACGGGTAAATTGAGCGTTGTGAGAATCACACctgaaggtgtaggtgaaggtgataaacCTTGGCAAAGAGTTTATAATCCTTCTTTTGATGTTACTCCTGCAGAGTTGATAA GTTGCGTGGTGACTGAGAAAGGAGTTGCGGAGAGGAAAGACGGTGAAAAGAGTATAGATGTTTCTTCCATCTGTTAA